Part of the Scyliorhinus canicula chromosome 13, sScyCan1.1, whole genome shotgun sequence genome, atttcattcaatAACATCCCCCATAAAAACAAGCACTGAAATTCATTGCCAACTTCAAAGTGTACACAACcacttgaagctgtcaatcaaactatgaAATGGCTGGCACTCTATTGTGACAATGGATAGTTGTAATATCTATCATGCAACATTAATCCAGTCGATGCCTCAGTTTGTCAACAAATAGTGAAAGGCAATCATTTTTAACACTGCAGTTTCTTCAACGAGTTGAAGACTAGAGTTTTAAATGTCTTTTGAACTTGGCAACTCCCTTTGAGTTCATTGTGACACTTTTGGCAATTGTTTTTGAGTTTCAATGAGTTCTCTTTTCCAATGGGTTTATGCACTATGCACATTCATGTCTACTTATCATCTCAGAAGGACATATTACTTTTCCAAAGGGCCGTTTACCGCACCCAAAGAAGTACCTTTCTACGTCACAATGGTACACAATCTATCCAAATCGATGAGAGTTCAGACTTCCTCCTCCCAGGTCAAAAGTTGGGTTTCAAACACCTCCCACACAAAACCACGAGTGGAGGCAGTTGCTGATTTATATGAACAGCTATGCCTGTGAATCAATCAGATCCGGATCTGGGTCATTCCTGGTCCTACAAAAAAAAATGAGGTGCCCATTATCAGGGTTTCAGGGCTCTTGGTTGACACCAATGCTGTTCTCACGACAGAGGCTGTCATGACAAAGCCCAGttgaaaagacagaacaatgttcCTCATGAGGGGGGAATAATGAGGTCAAGGAGGCAGTATTAGAGAAGAGACTCCTTCCATGTCTCCCCTGACCTGTGTCAGAGGCATGTACTGCAACAGATGTCTTATGCAGTGAGCTGCTGCTGATCAGGAGATCCAAGCGCTACAATCTGAGACAGAATTTGCCTCAGTTCATTCAAAGTTTCATTGCTTCTTTGCAAAAGCTGAGAAATAGCCTCATTCTGCTGTTGGAGAATTTCATTGTTTCTTTGCAGATTCTGACTAATTTCAGTCTTAAATTCAGTCAAAGTTTGCTGAAGCAAGTTAGAACTCTCAGTATTCCGAACCAGTTCCTGATGCAAGCTCTCAAGAGGTTTCAGATGATCTTCATGTTTTTTACCAGCAGCAAGGGCCTTATGTTGTCCATGTACTCGTGGAGATTGCTGAGCTTCTGCTCCCAAAGCAGCAGGTTCCTCATTTCCGGAAGGTTCCGAgtgccctccctccaccacagcagCCAGATCATCACAGGTCTCCTGCTTCACACAAGCCATAATGTTTAATTTTAACTCATCAACACTACCTTCCAAATCAGACATTTTACCCCCCTGACACTTCTCTCGCTCCCCCACTGCAGCTGCCatgccacattgctgtgaggtATTCACCACAGTCCCTTTCTCATCAGCCCTTTCAGGAATCTCGGCCGCTGCTGCCAactctcctccatcaccatctgaTGTGTCCATGGACACCCGTGTATCTGTCAGAGGAAGAAAATCACAATTATTATCTTTTGTCACATAAATTAACTCTCCTCCTGATGGCTTAAACACTCAGCTGCTGACATCACCTTCACTCATCCCCATATC contains:
- the LOC119976690 gene encoding zinc finger E-box-binding homeobox 1-like, producing the protein MCDKSFSQSSTHRRHKRRHTGEKPVTCELCHKSFSRSSTLLRHERIHTGEKPFPHKGKLAHNAKAPLTGGRVLSSKELMEQEEFMRELFGPSNPTITNSGSDMGMSEDTRVSMDTSDGDGGELAAAAEIPERADEKGTVVNTSQQCGMAAAVGEREKCQGGKMSDLEGSVDELKLNIMACVKQETCDDLAAVVEGGHSEPSGNEEPAALGAEAQQSPRVHGQHKALAAGKKHEDHLKPLESLHQELVRNTESSNLLQQTLTEFKTEISQNLQRNNEILQQQNEAISQLLQRSNETLNELRQILSQIVALGSPDQQQLTA